A genomic region of Venturia canescens isolate UGA chromosome 7, ASM1945775v1, whole genome shotgun sequence contains the following coding sequences:
- the Rpn1 gene encoding 26S proteasome non-ATPase regulatory subunit 2 gives MPESTKVEVKPTKEATKNGKEEEKNDLSEEDKLLQEELSNLVERLQSGNTKQHFTALEALCAQIRASTTSMTSVPKPLKFMRPHYDTMKQVYESLRNTKARELCSDIISVLAMTMGEGRECLKYRLTGSALELGEWGHEYVRHLSGELAGEWDELTGEDSEVMSKKLIGLVHEIVPYNMAHNAETEACDLLMEIEKLDLLEQYVDESAYQRVCLYLTSCVAYVADPENRTLLHEASKLYRKFNQYPQAMRLAIQLNDRPLIEKLFLNCKDLSIQKQLAFMLGRQQIFIELPESTPEYDDLVETMSNSHLNNHFLNLARELDIMEPKTPEDVYKSHLENSRPPFGGGQLDSARQNLAASFVNGFVNAAFGHDKLLIKDGNKWLYKNKEHGMLSATASLGLVLLWDVDGGLTPIDKYLYSSEDYIKSGALLACGIVNCGVRNECDPALALLSDYVLHSSNTMRIGAILGLGLAYAGSNREAVLSLLAPVLTDPKSNWEVIGIAGLALGMVAVGSCNAYVTTTIIHTLMEKTENDLKDTYARFLPLGLGLCFLGKQEAAEAIIAALEVVPEPFKSMSTTLVEVCAYAGTGNVLKIQHLLHICSEHYEPANEKDEKSDRKDKDKEKKDEKKEEKEKDLSSRQAIAVLGIALIAMGEEIGAEMAYRTFGHLLRYCEPVIRRSVPLALGLISVSNPKLNILDTLSKFSHDSDPEVAHNAIFAMGLVGAGTNNARLAAMLRQLAQFHAKDPNNLFMVRIAQGLTHLGKGTLTLSPYHSDRQLLSPVALAGLLATLVGCLDVKHIILGRSHYLLYTLAAAMQPRMLVTFDEELNPLAVPVRVGVAVDVVGQAGNPKTITGFQTHTTPVLLAFGERAELATEEYLPLTPIMEGFVILRKNPEFVP, from the exons ATGCCTGAAAGCACAAAAGTAGAAGTGAAACCGACAAAAGAGGCGACGAAAAATGGgaaagaggaggagaaaaacgaTCTC TCAGAAGAAGACAAGCTTTTACAGGAAGAATTGAGCAACTTGGTAGAACGTCTCCAGAGTGGAAACACAAAGCAGCATTTCACAGCTCTAGAAGCACTATGTGCTCAAATTCGTGCTTCGACAACGTCGATGACGAGTGTGCCCAAgccattgaaatttatgagaCCGCATTATGATACAATGAAGCAAGTTTATGAGTCTTTACGCAATACAAAAGCCCGAGAATTATGTTCAGACATAATATCTGTACTGGCAATGACGATGGGCGAAGGAAGAGAGTGTTTGAAGTACAGACTGACAGGATCGGCGCTAGAATTGGGTGAATGGGGCCACGAGTACGTTAGACACTTGTCAGGAGAATTAGCTGGTGAATGGGACGAATTGACTGGTGAAGATTCCGAAGTAATgagcaaaaaattgattggtcTCGTACACGAGATCGTTCCTTACAACATGGCTCACAACGCTGAGACAGAAGCCTGTGATTTACTCATGGAAATCGAGAAACTCGACCTCTTGGAACAATATGTCGATGAGAGCGCTTATCAAAGAGTTTGCCTCTATTTGACGAGCTGCGTAGCTTACGTCGCCGATCCTGAAAATCGTACGCTTCTCCACGAAGCTTCCAAACTCTACAGAAAGTTTAATCAGTATCCGCAAGCCATGAGACTCGCTATTCAGCTCAACGATCGGCCACTGATAGAAAAACTCTTCCTCAATTGCAAAGACTT ATCGATCCAGAAACAGTTGGCTTTTATGTTGGGTCGTCAACAGATATTCATCGAATTACCCGAATCTACTCCCGAGTACGACGATCTTGTTGAAACAATGTCAAACTCGCATTTGAACAATCACTTTTTGAACCTTGCTCGTGAGTTGGACATAATGGAACCGAAAACACCAGAAGACGTGTACAAGTCGCATTTGGAGAATTCGCGCCCTCCATTCGGGGGTGGTCAATTGGATTCAGCGAGACAAAATTTGGCGGCGAGTTTCGTCAATGGTTTTGTCAATGCAGCATTTGGACACGACAAATTATTGATCAAGGATGGCAACAAATGGTTGTACAAGAACAAAGAACACGGAATGTTGAGTGCAACCGCCTCGTTAGGTCTGGTGTTGCTTTGGGACGTTGACGGAGGTTTAACACCAATAGACAAATATCTATATTCATCCGAAGACTACATAAAATCCGGTGCCCTTTTGGCTTGCGGTATTGTCaattgtggcgtgagaaacGAATGTGATCCAGCTCTGGCACTTCTCTCAGATTACGTTCTTCACAGTAGCAACACGATGAGAATCGGTGCAATCTTGGGTCTTGGTTTAGCCTATGCAGGATCGAACCGCGAAGCAGTTTTGAGCTTACTCGCACCTGTACTTACGGATCCTAAATCTAACTGGGAAGTGATCGGCATCGCGGGTCTTGCTTTGGGAATGGTAGCCGTGGGATCTTGCAACGCTTACGTTACTACCACAATAATCCACACGCTGATGGAGAAgacggaaaatgatttgaaGGACACTTACGCTAGATTTTTGCCTCTCGGACTCGGTCTCTGTTTCTTGGGCAAGCAAGAAGCTGCCGAAGCAATAATAGCAGCCCTCGAAGTTGTTCCAGAACCTTTCAAGTCCATGTCCACGACCCTCGTCGAAGTGTGCGCTTACGCAGGAACCGGAAATGTCTTGAAGATACAACATCTTCTGCACATTTGTTCCGAGCATTACGAGCCAGCTAACGAGAAAGACGAGAAATCCGATCGCAAGGACAAGgacaaagaaaagaaagatgaaaagaaggaggaaaaagagaaagaccTCAGCTCCCGTCAAGCTATCGCTGTACTCGGCATCGCTCTCATCGCTATGGGTGAAGAAATCGGCGCCGAAATGGCCTACAGAACTTTCGGACATTTGCTGCGTTATTGCGAACCCGTCATCCGTCGTTCCGTTCCCCTTGCTCTAGGCCTCATATCCGTATCTAATCCTAAACTCAATATTCTCGATACACTGTCCAAATTCTCCCACGACAGCGATCCTGAAGTTGCTCACAATGCTATTTTCGCCATGGGTCTCGTTGGCGCCGGTACCAACAACGCTCGTCTCGCCGCTATGCTGCGACAACTGGCACAGTTTCACGCCAAAGATCCTAACAATCTTTTCATGGTTCGCATCGCTCAGGGTTTGACTCATCTTGGCAAAGGCACTCTCACCCTTTCTCCTTATCACAGCGATCGACAATTGCTCAGTCCTGTTGCTCTTGCTGGACTTTTGGCTACTCTCGTCGGTTGCCTCGATGTTAAGCACA taattctGGGACGTTCCCACTATTTGCTGTACACCCTCGCCGCAGCGATGCAGCCAAGGATGCTGGTCACCTTCGACGAAGAGTTGAACCCTCTGGCGGTACCTGTACGAGTTGGTGTCGCGGTCGACGTAGTAGGACAAGCTGGTAACCCGAAAACCATTACTGGATTCCAGACCCACACGACTCCGGTTTTATTAGCGTTCGGTGAGAGAGCCGAACTCGCGACCGAAGAATATCTTCCTCTAACACCGATAATGGAAGGTTTCGTAATCCTCAGAAAAAATCCcgaattcgttccctaa
- the LOC122413982 gene encoding CTTNBP2 N-terminal-like protein: MASQGQSLANPQPPVSLPQPAAVNTVTTNLQQQQQQPQQQQLQQQPCVKVAQATSTPTDFQTTQQNQPAQQQQQKSNNFEPLDKSSSNTLKRNPKMELSKTDLLKLLGYLEGELQGRDIVIAALKSEKMKNLLSSRYRSGTSDPHVALMRDVAIVGGPMMDADGNQIDQQVASLEALVTQQRRTQFRMAKVLKDAEIRHRSVIKELEEEKRKHEHDTAQGDDITYGLEKERTRLKKELELERQEKKHLELELKKENELLEEEKSKKKQIVLLLLAERKKIIMKYIEERKRSEDLAQILSEEKVRIDSMAEGLEEESKKSLQMEAELEKQLAQFDIERQQYRQALAKEEKRSKELESEVERLKAEVESWKGSAGIRGVGRGVGATPPPPPAKPANLIAMPTLRPAGHSTNKGAVLGTGTPMVSSKVVQPTATVTSVPVSGPTTGIARSVTPGQAIRGVAYGANLPPTTQAESSAPMEAQAATEKRTPITNLSTPGGASKIAPGTAPGGGGGGGGGSTTSSPATNKLPFHGGPLSAPGTVAPGAPAGGGGQVIGGTMASTTNTVKKPMISRGIPPPVPPNKPVVPPKKEAAAYLRRNETTIQDPGKFAKPQVPTTLAHSAVVPASVTSTANVAAPGQTSTVTVQQQQQQQQQQSSTTAVPVEEVRHP; encoded by the exons ATGGCATCGCAGGGTCAAAGTTTGGCTAATCCACAACCCCCGGTCAGTTTGCCTCAACCGGCTGCTGTCAACACTGTCACCACCAACttacaacaacagcaacaacaaccaCAACAGCAACAACTACAACAACAACCTTGCGTCAAAGTCGCACAAGCCACCAGCACGCCTACCGACTTTCAAACTACTCAACAGAATCAACCTGcccaacagcaacaacaaaagTCGAACAACTTTGAACCTTTGGACAAAAGCTCATCCAATACGCTCAAG CGTAATCCAAAAATGGAGTTGAGCAAAACGGATTTGCTGAAATTACTGGGATACCTAGAAGGCGAGCTTCAAGGCAGAGACATTGTCATAGCTGCGTTAAAA tcagagaaaatgaaaaatcttctgAGTTCGCGGTACCGGAGTGGCACATCCGATCCGCACGTGGCATTGATGAGGGACGTTGCAATAGTAGGTGGTCCAATGATGGACGCGGACGGTAATCAAATTGACCAGCAAGTGGCAAGTTTAGAGGCATTGGTCACTCAGCAAAGACGAACTCAATTCAGAATGGCAAAAGTTCTCAAAGACGCAGAGATCAGGCATAGATCG gTGATTAAGGAGCTGgaggaggaaaagaggaagCACGAGCACGATACGGCGCAAGGAGACGACATAACGTACGGTTTAGAGAAGGAGAGAACGCGATTGAAAAAAGAGCTCGAGCTAGAGCGGCAAGAGAAAAAGCATTTAGAGTTGGAATTGAAGAAGGAGAACGAGTTGTTGGAAGAGGAGAAgagtaaaaagaaacaaatagTATTGCTGTTATTGGCtgaacgtaaaaaaataataatgaaatatataGAAGAGCGTAAGAGATCGGAGGATCTTGCGCAGATATTGAGCGAAGAAAAGGTTCGAATAGATTCAATGGCCGAGGGTCTGGAGGAAGAAagcaaaaaatctttgcaaatGGAAGCCGAATTGGAGAAGCAATTGGCGCAATTTGATATCGAGAGGCAACAATATCGACAAGCGTTGGCTAAAGAAGAGAAACGCAGCAAGGAACTCGAGAGTGAGGTTGAAAGACTTAAAGCCGAAGTGGAGTCGTGGAAAGGATCTGCGGGAATTCGAGGAGTTGGGAGGGGAGTTGGTGCTACACCGCCACCGCCACCGGCCAAACCAGCCAATTTGATCGCTATGCCGACCCTCAGACCAGCTGGACACAGTACAA ACAAAGGAGCTGTACTGGGTACGGGGACACCGATGGTTAGCAGTAAAGTCGTTCAACCAACGGCAACAGTCACGAGTGTACCCGTCAGTGGTCCGA CTACGGGAATAGCACGATCCGTGACACCTGGTCAGGCAATACGAGGAGTGGCATACGGCGCTAATTTGCCGCCGACGACACAGGCTGAATCTTCTGCTCCTATGGAGGCACAG GCGGCGACGGAGAAAAGGACGCCGATTACGAACCTGAGCACCCCTGGTGGCGCTTCGAAAATCGCTCCGGGAACGGCtccaggaggaggaggaggaggaggaggaggatcgACAACGAGTTCTCCAGCAACGAATAAATTGCCGTTCCACGGTGGTCCGTTGAGCGCGCCAGGAACCGTGGCACCAGGAGCACCAGCAGGAGGCGGAGGCCAAGTGATAGGCGGAACGATGGCGTCGACGACGAATACAGTGAAAAAACCGATGATTTCACGAGGCATACCGCCTCCGGTTCCGCCCAACAAGCCCGTCGTTCCCCCCAAAAAGGAAGCTGCCGCTTATTTAAGAAGAAACGAGACGACCATTCAAGATCCTGGCAAATTTGCCAAACCTCAAGTCCCAACGACCTTGGCTCACTCCGCAGTCGTTCCAGCGAGTGTTACCAGCACTGCAAACGTTGCAGCACCCGGACAAACGTCCACGGTAACGgtacaacaacaacaacaacaacaacaacaacaatctTCAACGACTGCTGTTCCCGTCGAAGAAGTTCGACATCCGTAA